In Aegilops tauschii subsp. strangulata cultivar AL8/78 chromosome 3, Aet v6.0, whole genome shotgun sequence, one genomic interval encodes:
- the LOC109786809 gene encoding uncharacterized protein, whose protein sequence is MGIEIVFGALGCFTQLVCHLYQIFDLMRSTAERVELISVLLNVIPNTLLGVVSIVITYLRHREQLFMNILGCLNLICYVLEFILILRMCDRVKNFFGSEREGDTDGIQTANLGVARDTPITRADPTVSSQAFFDHIRALRNGHETLDDSMGV, encoded by the exons ATGGGAATCGAAATCGTCTTTGGAGCATTGGGATGCTTCACACAACTAGTTTGCCATCTTTATCAGATATTCGACTTGATG AGGAGTACAGCTGAGAGAGTGGAGCTTATCTCTGTCCTACTAAATGTTATACCTAACACACTTTTGGGCGTGGTATCGATTGTGATCACTTACTTGAGGCATCGAGAGCAACTGTTTATGAAT ATTTTAGGTTGTCTTAATTTGATCTGTTATGTTCTGGAGTTTATACTAATTCTACGAATGTGTGATCGAGTGAAAAACTTTTTTGGTTCAGAACGCGAAG GTGACACCGATGGTATTCAAACGGCAAATCTGGGAGTGGCAAGGGATACACCGATAACAAGAGCAG ATCCTACAGTTTCTTCTCAAGCATTTTTTGATCATATTAGAGCCTTGCGTAATGGCCATGAGACCCTGGACGACAGCATGGGTGTGTGA